In Rouxiella sp. WC2420, the following proteins share a genomic window:
- the hemG gene encoding menaquinone-dependent protoporphyrinogen IX dehydrogenase, whose amino-acid sequence MKALVLYSSRDGQTHAIASYIGNAIKEEGECDVMDLQDAGNIDLARYGKVMIGASIRYGHFSPLLDKFVKRHVNLLNAMPSAFFSVNLTARKPEKRTPQTNVYTSKFLLATPWKPTLCNVFAGALRYPRYGWFDRVMIQLIMRMTGGETDSSKEVEYTDWEQVKQFAVDFGKLPVKK is encoded by the coding sequence ATGAAAGCCCTGGTACTTTACTCGAGCCGTGATGGACAAACGCACGCTATCGCTTCTTATATAGGTAATGCAATTAAAGAAGAAGGCGAGTGCGATGTAATGGATTTGCAAGATGCGGGCAATATTGATTTGGCCCGCTACGGTAAGGTGATGATTGGCGCTTCTATTCGCTATGGCCACTTCTCTCCGCTGCTCGACAAGTTTGTTAAGCGGCATGTTAATCTGCTCAATGCGATGCCCTCGGCTTTCTTCTCGGTTAACCTCACTGCGCGTAAGCCTGAAAAGCGAACTCCGCAAACCAATGTCTATACCAGCAAGTTCCTTTTGGCTACGCCCTGGAAGCCAACATTGTGCAATGTGTTCGCCGGAGCACTGCGTTATCCACGATACGGCTGGTTTGATCGTGTGATGATTCAGCTAATTATGCGTATGACCGGCGGTGAAACGGATTCCAGTAAAGAAGTTGAGTACACAGATTGGGAACAGGTGAAGCAGTTTGCTGTAGATTTTGGCAAATTACCGGTCAAAAAATAG
- the trkH gene encoding Trk system potassium transporter TrkH, with protein MHFRAITRIVGVLVILFSGTMIIPGLVALIYRDGAGRAFSETFFVALAIGLLLWVPNRKQRSELKPREGFLIVVLFWTVLGSVGALPFLFSERPHLGVTDAFFESFSGLTTTGATTLVGLDSLPHAILFYRQMLQWFGGMGIIVLAVAILPILGVGGMQLYRAEMPGPLKDHKMRPRIAETAKTLWFIYILLTILCALCLWGAGMSAFDAIGHSFSTIALGGFSTHDASVGYFHSGTINTIIAVFLLISGCNYGLHFAMFSGRNLKVYWRDPEFRMFISVQLTLVVVCTSVLWLHDTYTSGLETLNQAFFQVVSMATTAGYTTDSISKWPLFLPILLLCSAFIGGCAGSTGGGLKVIRILLLYLQGSRELKRLVHPNAVYTIKLGNRALPERIIEAVWGFFSAYALVFIVSMLAIVATGVDNFSAFAAVTATLNNLGPGLGVVADNFQSMNHVAKWILIVTMLFGRLEVFTLLVLFTPTFWKE; from the coding sequence ATGCATTTCCGTGCCATAACCCGCATTGTCGGGGTGCTCGTCATCCTATTCTCGGGAACTATGATTATTCCCGGATTAGTGGCTTTAATTTACAGAGACGGGGCCGGGCGCGCGTTCAGTGAGACGTTTTTCGTTGCGCTGGCCATCGGGCTATTGCTTTGGGTCCCCAACCGAAAACAGCGTAGCGAGCTAAAACCTCGTGAAGGCTTCCTGATCGTGGTGCTGTTCTGGACCGTGCTGGGTAGCGTCGGTGCCTTGCCGTTTTTATTCTCCGAGCGTCCGCATCTGGGAGTAACCGACGCCTTCTTTGAATCTTTCTCCGGGTTGACGACGACCGGCGCTACGACGCTGGTGGGGCTAGACAGCCTGCCGCACGCGATCCTGTTCTATCGGCAGATGCTGCAATGGTTTGGCGGTATGGGGATCATTGTGCTGGCAGTGGCGATTCTTCCTATCCTTGGGGTTGGGGGGATGCAGCTTTATCGCGCCGAGATGCCTGGTCCGCTAAAAGATCACAAGATGCGGCCGCGTATTGCCGAGACGGCTAAAACACTGTGGTTCATCTATATATTACTGACTATCCTTTGTGCGCTTTGCCTTTGGGGCGCGGGGATGTCGGCTTTCGACGCCATTGGGCATAGCTTCTCAACTATTGCGCTGGGCGGTTTCTCAACCCATGACGCCAGCGTCGGTTATTTCCATAGCGGCACTATCAACACCATCATCGCTGTGTTCCTGCTGATCTCCGGCTGTAATTACGGCCTGCATTTCGCGATGTTCAGCGGCCGAAATCTTAAAGTCTATTGGCGCGACCCGGAATTTCGCATGTTTATCAGCGTGCAGCTGACGTTGGTAGTGGTGTGTACCTCGGTGCTGTGGCTGCATGATACTTACACCTCAGGCCTGGAAACGCTGAATCAGGCCTTCTTCCAGGTGGTATCGATGGCGACTACGGCGGGATACACCACAGACAGTATTTCTAAATGGCCGCTTTTCCTGCCTATTCTTCTGCTGTGTTCTGCCTTTATTGGTGGCTGCGCAGGGTCAACCGGTGGTGGGCTCAAGGTGATCCGTATTCTGTTGCTTTACCTGCAAGGGTCGCGCGAGCTGAAACGTCTGGTCCACCCGAACGCGGTTTACACCATCAAGCTGGGCAATCGTGCATTGCCGGAACGGATCATTGAAGCGGTATGGGGTTTCTTCTCTGCCTATGCGCTGGTGTTTATTGTCAGCATGCTTGCTATCGTGGCGACGGGCGTAGACAACTTCTCGGCGTTTGCCGCAGTAACGGCAACACTTAATAACCTCGGGCCGGGTCTGGGCGTGGTAGCAGACAACTTTCAGTCTATGAATCATGTCGCGAAATGGATATTGATCGTGACTATGCTGTTTGGTCGTCTGGAAGTGTTTACCCTGTTAGTACTATTTACGCCTACCTTCTGGAAAGAGTAG
- a CDS encoding IMPACT family protein has translation MQPYPVPAQSIEISEEIKKSRFITLLAPTAGVEAAKAFVQQVKVQHPAARHHCWAFVAGPPNDSQQLGFSDDGEPAGTAGKPILGQLMGSGIGEITAVVVRYYGGIKLGTGGLVRAYGNGVQLALAQLPVIEKVPQAEFLLQCDYAQISLVETLLQQVGGSIVQSEYGAAVDLRLTLPALSAAEIADRLFNQSRGSLVLQPV, from the coding sequence ATGCAGCCTTATCCTGTCCCCGCTCAATCGATCGAGATAAGCGAAGAAATAAAGAAGAGTCGTTTCATTACCCTGCTGGCACCTACTGCAGGGGTTGAGGCGGCCAAGGCGTTTGTCCAGCAGGTAAAAGTTCAGCATCCTGCGGCGCGGCACCATTGCTGGGCATTTGTCGCCGGTCCGCCGAATGATTCGCAGCAGTTAGGGTTTTCTGATGATGGAGAACCCGCGGGCACGGCGGGTAAACCGATCCTCGGTCAGTTGATGGGCAGCGGGATAGGTGAGATAACTGCCGTGGTAGTTCGCTATTATGGCGGCATTAAGTTAGGCACCGGGGGATTGGTTCGCGCCTACGGTAATGGCGTTCAGCTGGCATTGGCCCAGTTGCCGGTGATAGAAAAAGTGCCGCAGGCTGAATTTTTGCTGCAGTGCGATTACGCGCAGATCTCGCTGGTCGAAACGTTATTGCAGCAGGTCGGTGGCAGCATAGTGCAGAGTGAGTACGGCGCAGCGGTGGATCTTCGTCTCACGCTGCCCGCCCTGAGTGCGGCAGAAATAGCGGATCGGCTCTTTAATCAGAGTCGTGGTTCGTTGGTTCTGCAGCCCGTTTGA
- the pepQ gene encoding Xaa-Pro dipeptidase — MESLSTLYKEHIAVLQARALEILQRNQLDALLIHSGELLGTFLDDYNYPFKVNPQFKAWVPVTQVPNCWLWVDGVNAPKLWFYSPVDYWHSVEPLPDSFWTQDVQVLPLAKPDDIRKQLPADLSRVAYIGYAQGRALELGISADHLNPKAVLDYLHYHRAYKTGYEVACMREAQKLAVSGHRAAKEAFLSGMSEFDISMAYLTATGHRETEVPYGNIVALNEHAAVLHYTTLQHQPPAEIRSFLIDAGAEYNGYAADLTRTYSAKSDNDFAALVKDLNNEQQALIGTIKPGVRYTDYHVQMHQRIARILKAHEIIVDISEEAMVEQDLTGPFLPHGLGHPLGLQVHDVGGFQQDENGTHLAAPSQYHYLRCTRIIQPGMVLTIEPGIYFIESLLAPWREGRFSKHFDWDKIEVLKLFGGIRIEDNIVIHDNRVENMTRDLKLA, encoded by the coding sequence ATGGAATCTCTCTCTACACTTTATAAAGAACATATCGCTGTTTTACAGGCACGTGCGCTGGAAATACTGCAACGCAATCAACTCGATGCTCTGCTGATTCACTCCGGTGAGCTGCTGGGCACTTTTCTCGACGACTATAATTATCCGTTCAAGGTCAATCCGCAGTTCAAGGCCTGGGTGCCTGTCACGCAGGTTCCAAACTGCTGGCTGTGGGTGGATGGCGTCAATGCTCCGAAACTGTGGTTCTATTCGCCGGTTGACTACTGGCACAGCGTCGAGCCGCTACCAGACTCATTCTGGACGCAAGACGTTCAGGTGCTGCCGCTGGCCAAACCTGACGACATCAGAAAACAGCTGCCTGCCGATTTGTCTCGCGTTGCCTATATTGGTTACGCTCAGGGGCGGGCGCTGGAGTTGGGGATCTCTGCCGACCATCTGAATCCGAAAGCGGTACTCGACTATCTTCACTATCATCGGGCGTACAAGACCGGTTATGAAGTGGCGTGCATGCGTGAAGCGCAAAAGCTGGCAGTCAGCGGTCATCGCGCGGCGAAAGAAGCTTTCTTGTCCGGCATGAGCGAATTCGATATCAGCATGGCGTACCTTACCGCCACCGGCCATCGCGAAACTGAGGTGCCCTACGGCAATATCGTTGCTTTGAACGAACACGCCGCTGTTTTGCACTACACCACCTTGCAGCATCAGCCGCCTGCCGAAATACGCAGCTTCCTGATTGATGCCGGTGCCGAATACAACGGTTACGCTGCCGACCTTACCCGCACCTATTCTGCGAAAAGTGACAACGATTTTGCTGCTCTGGTTAAAGATTTAAACAATGAACAGCAGGCACTGATCGGCACTATCAAGCCGGGTGTGCGTTATACCGATTATCATGTGCAGATGCATCAGCGGATCGCGCGTATCCTCAAGGCGCACGAAATTATTGTTGATATCAGTGAAGAGGCAATGGTCGAACAGGATTTGACGGGGCCCTTCCTGCCGCACGGGCTGGGGCATCCGCTGGGCCTGCAGGTGCATGACGTCGGTGGATTCCAGCAGGATGAAAACGGCACACACCTCGCCGCGCCGTCACAATATCATTATCTGCGCTGTACCCGCATCATTCAGCCAGGCATGGTGTTGACGATTGAACCCGGTATCTACTTTATCGAATCGTTGCTGGCACCGTGGCGCGAAGGCAGGTTCAGCAAGCACTTTGACTGGGACAAGATTGAAGTATTGAAGCTGTTTGGTGGCATCCGCATCGAAGACAATATTGTTATTCACGACAACCGTGTTGAAAACATGACTCGTGACCTGAAACTGGCCTGA
- the fadB gene encoding fatty acid oxidation complex subunit alpha FadB: MLYQGETLHLHWLEDGIAELVFAAPGSVNKLDTQTVASLGEAITVLEQQTELKGLLLSSAKSAFIVGADINEFLSLFTAPAEKLHDWLGFANSIFNRLEDLPVPTVSAISCYALGGGCECVLATDFRIATPDTRIGLPETKLGIMPGFGGSVRLPRLLGADSALEIIAAGKDVSGSEALKIGLVDAVVSVDKLHESALATLRQAIEGKLDWKAARRPKLLPLKLSPIEAAMSFSVAKGMVLQTAGKHYPAPMTAVKTIEAAAKLGRDEALALETPSFVSLAQSHEAHALVGIFLNDQFIKSKAKKLAGNYGKPEQAAVLGAGIMGGGIAYQSALKGVPVIMKDINDKSLHLGINEAAKLLNKQLERGKVSGLKMAQILSTIQPTLNYSGLERAQIVVEAVVENPKIKAAVLAEAEALLDSDAILASNTSTIPIDTLAAALKRPENFCGMHFFNPVHRMPLVEIIRGSKTSDQTLSRIVAYASAMGKTPIVVNDCPGFFVNRVLFPYFAGFSLLVRDGADFAQIDKVMEKQFGWPMGPAYLLDVVGIDTAHHAQAVMANGFPDRMAKDYRDAVDILFDAERYGQKNQHGFYRYSEDSKGKLRKEQDPEVATLLAVTDIKLTNFNPEEIIARMMIPMINEVVRCLEEKIIASPAEADMALVYGIGFPPFHGGAFRYLDKIGSANYLAMTEQYAHLGPMYEVPAGLRRKAETNESYYPQAEPLAELNTGRQA, encoded by the coding sequence ATGCTTTATCAAGGCGAAACATTACACCTGCACTGGCTCGAAGACGGCATTGCCGAGCTGGTGTTTGCTGCTCCAGGCTCCGTCAACAAGCTAGACACCCAGACTGTCGCAAGCCTGGGTGAAGCAATTACCGTGCTTGAACAACAAACTGAACTCAAAGGGTTGTTACTGAGCTCGGCCAAATCGGCATTTATTGTCGGCGCAGACATCAACGAGTTTTTATCGCTGTTTACTGCACCGGCTGAAAAACTGCATGACTGGTTGGGCTTTGCCAACAGCATTTTTAATCGCCTGGAAGATTTACCCGTACCGACCGTCTCGGCGATCAGCTGTTACGCGCTGGGCGGCGGTTGCGAATGTGTGCTCGCGACCGATTTCCGTATTGCTACGCCAGACACTCGCATCGGCCTACCCGAAACAAAACTGGGGATTATGCCCGGCTTCGGCGGTTCAGTACGTTTGCCTCGACTGCTTGGCGCCGACAGCGCGCTTGAGATTATCGCCGCAGGTAAAGATGTCAGCGGCAGCGAAGCACTGAAAATCGGCCTGGTCGACGCGGTTGTCAGCGTAGATAAACTGCATGAGTCTGCCCTGGCTACTCTGCGTCAGGCGATTGAAGGCAAGCTTGACTGGAAAGCCGCTCGCCGTCCGAAACTGTTGCCATTAAAACTCAGCCCTATCGAAGCAGCGATGAGTTTCAGTGTAGCAAAAGGGATGGTGCTGCAAACTGCAGGCAAACATTATCCGGCCCCAATGACCGCAGTGAAAACCATCGAAGCAGCGGCGAAATTAGGACGCGATGAGGCTCTGGCGCTGGAAACTCCCAGCTTTGTCTCCCTCGCCCAGTCCCATGAAGCCCATGCTCTGGTCGGTATCTTCCTGAACGACCAGTTCATTAAAAGCAAAGCCAAAAAACTGGCGGGCAACTATGGCAAGCCTGAACAGGCGGCAGTGTTAGGCGCGGGGATTATGGGCGGCGGCATTGCTTATCAATCGGCGCTGAAAGGTGTGCCGGTTATTATGAAAGATATCAACGACAAATCGCTGCATCTCGGCATTAACGAAGCCGCTAAACTACTCAACAAACAGCTGGAGCGCGGCAAAGTTAGCGGCCTGAAGATGGCGCAGATCCTGTCAACTATTCAGCCGACACTTAATTACAGCGGCCTTGAACGCGCGCAAATCGTCGTCGAAGCCGTGGTCGAGAATCCAAAAATTAAAGCGGCGGTGCTGGCCGAGGCTGAAGCGCTGCTCGACAGCGACGCGATACTCGCGTCTAACACCTCAACCATTCCTATCGATACGTTGGCTGCCGCGCTTAAGCGCCCGGAAAACTTCTGCGGGATGCATTTTTTTAATCCGGTGCATCGAATGCCGCTGGTCGAGATTATTCGCGGCAGCAAAACGTCAGATCAAACTCTGTCGCGCATCGTGGCTTACGCTTCGGCGATGGGTAAAACGCCTATCGTGGTCAACGATTGTCCGGGATTTTTCGTCAACCGCGTGCTGTTCCCCTACTTCGCCGGATTTAGCCTGTTGGTACGTGACGGCGCTGATTTCGCCCAGATTGATAAAGTCATGGAGAAACAGTTTGGCTGGCCGATGGGCCCGGCTTATCTGCTCGACGTGGTCGGCATCGATACCGCCCACCATGCTCAAGCGGTGATGGCCAACGGCTTCCCGGATCGGATGGCAAAAGACTATCGCGACGCCGTGGATATTCTGTTTGATGCCGAACGCTATGGTCAAAAAAATCAGCACGGTTTTTATCGCTACAGTGAAGACAGCAAAGGCAAGCTGCGCAAAGAGCAGGACCCCGAAGTTGCCACACTGTTGGCAGTGACAGACATAAAACTGACAAACTTCAACCCGGAAGAAATTATCGCCCGAATGATGATCCCGATGATCAATGAAGTTGTCCGCTGTTTGGAGGAAAAGATTATTGCCAGTCCTGCAGAAGCCGATATGGCGCTGGTCTACGGCATTGGCTTCCCGCCATTCCACGGCGGCGCTTTCCGTTATCTGGACAAGATTGGCAGCGCCAACTATCTCGCAATGACCGAGCAATACGCTCATCTTGGCCCAATGTATGAGGTACCTGCCGGTTTGCGCCGCAAGGCAGAGACCAACGAAAGCTATTATCCGCAGGCCGAACCGCTGGCCGAGCTTAACACTGGCCGTCAGGCATAA
- the fadA gene encoding acetyl-CoA C-acyltransferase FadA produces the protein MENVVIIDAVRTPMGRSKGGAFRNVRAEDLSAHLMRAVLSRNPGFDAKEIDDIYWGCVQQTLEQGFNVARNAALLAEIPHSVPAVTVNRLCGSSMQALHDAARTIMVGDADISLIGGVEHMGHVPMSHGVDFHPGLSRTVAKAAGMMGLTAEMLAKMHHISREMQDQFAARSHQRAHAATVAGYFANEIVPTYGHDSDGGLFSLNYDEVIRPETTVEGLSALRPAFDPVNGTVTAGSSSALSDGASAMLIMSESRAKSLGLKARAKIRSMAVVGCDPSIMGYGPVPATQLALKRAGLSVEDIGLFELNEAFAAQSLPCIKDLGLLESMEDKVNLNGGAIALGHPLGCSGARISTTLLNLMERKDVQFGVATMCIGLGQGIATVFERV, from the coding sequence ATGGAAAATGTAGTCATTATTGATGCGGTCCGCACGCCGATGGGCCGCTCCAAAGGTGGGGCTTTTCGCAACGTCCGCGCCGAAGATTTATCCGCGCACCTGATGCGCGCCGTGCTCTCGCGCAATCCAGGGTTTGATGCCAAAGAAATTGACGATATCTACTGGGGCTGTGTGCAACAAACGCTGGAGCAGGGTTTTAACGTAGCGCGCAATGCCGCGCTGCTGGCAGAGATCCCGCATAGCGTTCCGGCAGTCACGGTTAACCGGCTGTGTGGCTCTTCGATGCAGGCTTTGCACGATGCAGCTCGCACAATTATGGTCGGCGATGCCGATATCAGCCTGATTGGTGGCGTTGAGCACATGGGGCATGTGCCGATGAGTCACGGAGTTGATTTTCATCCGGGCCTGAGCCGCACCGTGGCAAAAGCGGCCGGAATGATGGGGCTGACCGCCGAGATGTTGGCCAAAATGCATCATATCAGCCGCGAAATGCAGGATCAGTTTGCTGCCCGCTCCCACCAGCGCGCTCACGCGGCGACGGTAGCGGGATATTTTGCCAACGAGATTGTGCCGACTTATGGCCATGATTCTGATGGTGGTTTGTTTAGTCTGAATTATGACGAGGTGATCCGCCCCGAAACCACTGTCGAAGGACTTTCGGCACTGCGCCCGGCGTTCGATCCGGTCAACGGCACAGTGACTGCCGGTAGCTCGTCGGCCCTGTCTGACGGCGCGTCGGCGATGCTTATCATGAGTGAATCGCGTGCTAAATCGCTGGGTCTGAAAGCTCGAGCAAAAATTCGCTCTATGGCGGTTGTTGGCTGCGATCCGTCGATTATGGGCTATGGCCCAGTACCCGCGACGCAGCTGGCATTGAAACGAGCTGGCCTTTCCGTTGAGGATATCGGCCTGTTCGAACTTAACGAAGCCTTTGCCGCCCAGTCGCTGCCGTGTATCAAAGATCTCGGGTTGCTGGAAAGTATGGAAGACAAAGTGAATCTCAACGGCGGCGCTATCGCTCTGGGTCATCCACTGGGCTGCTCAGGCGCGCGAATCTCTACTACGTTGCTGAACCTGATGGAGCGTAAAGATGTGCAGTTTGGCGTAGCGACGATGTGTATCGGTTTAGGTCAGGGGATTGCGACGGTCTTTGAGAGGGTTTAG
- the fre gene encoding NAD(P)H-flavin reductase, whose protein sequence is MTIMSCKVSSVEAITDTVYRVRLQPEVSFSFRAGQYLMVVMDERDKRPFSIASVPSEKNYLELHIGASEMNLYAMAVMDRILKEQTINVDLPHGDAWLREDSDRPLVLIAGGTGFSYVRSILVTELAQHPDRDISIYWGGRELKHLYDLGELEALSVVHPNLKVIPVVEQFEDGWQGRSGNVLSAVLQDFESLSEHDIYIAGRFEMAKVARERFCAERGAVEDRMFGDAFAFI, encoded by the coding sequence ATGACAATAATGAGCTGTAAAGTGTCCTCAGTTGAGGCCATAACCGACACCGTATATCGGGTTCGCCTGCAACCTGAAGTCTCCTTTTCATTTCGTGCCGGTCAATATCTGATGGTCGTGATGGATGAGCGTGACAAACGTCCGTTTTCCATCGCCTCTGTGCCTTCAGAGAAAAATTATCTCGAATTGCACATTGGTGCCTCTGAGATGAACCTGTATGCAATGGCCGTGATGGATCGTATTTTGAAAGAGCAAACGATCAATGTCGATTTGCCGCACGGCGATGCCTGGCTGCGCGAAGACAGCGATCGTCCTTTGGTACTGATTGCTGGCGGCACTGGTTTCTCTTACGTACGCTCGATTTTGGTTACCGAGTTGGCGCAGCATCCAGATCGCGATATCTCTATCTACTGGGGCGGCCGCGAGCTTAAACACTTGTATGATTTAGGCGAGTTGGAAGCATTGAGCGTGGTACACCCGAATTTGAAAGTGATACCGGTAGTCGAGCAGTTCGAAGACGGCTGGCAGGGTAGAAGCGGTAACGTGTTGAGCGCGGTATTACAAGATTTTGAATCACTGAGCGAACATGACATTTATATCGCTGGTCGTTTTGAAATGGCTAAAGTTGCCCGCGAGCGTTTCTGCGCCGAGCGCGGTGCGGTGGAAGATCGCATGTTTGGCGATGCTTTTGCCTTTATCTAA
- the ubiD gene encoding 4-hydroxy-3-polyprenylbenzoate decarboxylase, whose amino-acid sequence MKYRDLRDFLSLLEKRGDLKRITQTVDPYLEMTEIADRTLRAGGPALLFENPKGYDMPVLCNLFGTPERVAMGMGQEDVSALRDVGELLAFLKEPEPPRGFRDFYDKMPKFKQVLNMPTKCLSSAPCQEQIWQGEDVDLGRIPVMHCWPEDAAPLITWGLTVTRGPHKPRQNLGIYRQQVLGKNKLIMRWLSHRGGALDFQEWCQQNPGKRFPVSVALGADPATILGAVTPVPDTLSEYAFAGLLRGNKTEVVKCISNDLEVPASAEIVLEGYIEPGEMAPEGPYGDHTGYYNEIDSFPVFTVTHITQRKDAIYHSTFTGRPPDEPAVLGLALNEVFVPILKKQFPEIVDFYLPPEGCSYRLAVVTMKKQYAGHAKRVMMGVWSFLRQFMYTKFVIVCDDDINARDWKDVIWAITTRMDPARDTVLVENTPIDYLDFASPVSGLGSKMGMDATNKWPGETQREWGRPIVMDPKVRDRVDAIWDELDVFSNKKPGNGK is encoded by the coding sequence ATGAAATATCGTGACCTGCGTGACTTCCTGTCTTTGCTTGAAAAGCGGGGTGATCTTAAACGTATTACCCAGACTGTTGATCCCTATCTTGAAATGACCGAAATTGCCGATCGTACCTTGCGTGCGGGCGGCCCGGCGTTGCTTTTTGAAAATCCAAAAGGCTATGACATGCCGGTTCTGTGCAATCTGTTCGGCACACCCGAGCGAGTTGCCATGGGGATGGGTCAGGAAGACGTTAGCGCCCTGCGCGACGTGGGTGAACTGCTGGCATTTCTTAAAGAGCCTGAACCGCCGCGTGGGTTCCGTGATTTCTACGACAAGATGCCGAAATTCAAGCAAGTGCTGAATATGCCGACCAAGTGTCTGAGTTCTGCCCCTTGTCAGGAACAGATTTGGCAAGGCGAAGATGTTGATCTGGGGCGTATTCCGGTGATGCACTGCTGGCCTGAAGATGCTGCGCCGCTTATCACCTGGGGTCTGACCGTTACTCGTGGGCCACACAAGCCACGTCAGAATCTGGGGATTTATCGCCAGCAAGTGTTAGGCAAGAACAAACTGATCATGCGCTGGTTGTCTCATCGCGGCGGTGCGCTGGACTTCCAGGAGTGGTGTCAGCAGAATCCCGGCAAACGTTTCCCGGTTTCTGTCGCGCTGGGTGCCGATCCGGCAACTATTCTTGGTGCGGTAACACCGGTTCCTGACACGCTTTCTGAATATGCGTTTGCTGGTTTATTGCGCGGCAATAAAACCGAAGTAGTCAAATGCATCTCCAATGACCTCGAGGTCCCTGCCAGTGCGGAAATCGTGCTCGAAGGTTATATCGAGCCGGGCGAAATGGCACCGGAAGGCCCTTACGGCGACCACACTGGCTACTATAATGAAATAGATAGCTTTCCGGTTTTCACCGTGACACACATTACCCAGCGCAAAGATGCTATTTATCATTCGACATTTACTGGTCGCCCGCCGGATGAACCTGCGGTACTGGGATTGGCGCTAAATGAAGTCTTTGTGCCTATCCTTAAAAAGCAATTTCCGGAGATCGTCGATTTTTATCTGCCGCCAGAAGGATGCTCCTACCGTTTGGCCGTTGTGACCATGAAGAAGCAGTATGCCGGTCACGCCAAGCGCGTCATGATGGGCGTCTGGTCATTCCTGCGGCAGTTTATGTACACCAAATTTGTTATTGTGTGTGACGATGACATTAACGCACGCGACTGGAAAGACGTGATTTGGGCGATTACCACCCGTATGGATCCGGCGCGCGATACCGTTCTGGTCGAAAACACGCCGATCGATTATCTGGATTTTGCCTCTCCGGTTTCCGGTTTGGGTTCCAAGATGGGTATGGATGCGACCAACAAATGGCCGGGCGAAACGCAGCGCGAGTGGGGACGACCTATTGTGATGGACCCTAAAGTGCGCGATCGTGTTGATGCTATCTGGGATGAGCTGGACGTATTCAGCAATAAAAAGCCCGGCAACGGTAAATAA
- the pepE gene encoding dipeptidase PepE gives MELFLLSNGKLSSDSQPLGYAHEQIKATFKARNITSAVLIPYALLRSDYDAKALELEQALGIKVGSIHHAGVPSEAIEQAQCILVSGGNTWMLNQMLHEKGLIIPVQRAVREREVTYIGWSAGCNVATPSIRTTNDMPVRNSVVLPALGLFPVQINPHYIDAHISGHMGETRDERIAEFCAVNPSESVVALREGSMLHVSGNDLRYYSARNEGFKVFRHGHETQEYQDTQALASLVPFNCC, from the coding sequence ATGGAGTTGTTCCTACTTAGCAACGGTAAGCTTTCAAGCGACAGCCAACCTTTGGGCTATGCCCATGAGCAGATCAAGGCGACGTTTAAGGCGCGAAACATTACTTCGGCGGTTTTAATCCCCTATGCATTGCTGCGCAGCGACTACGACGCAAAGGCTTTGGAGCTAGAGCAGGCGTTGGGTATCAAGGTGGGCAGTATCCATCATGCGGGCGTTCCTTCTGAAGCCATCGAGCAGGCTCAGTGTATTCTGGTCAGCGGTGGCAATACCTGGATGCTGAATCAGATGCTGCATGAAAAAGGTCTGATTATTCCTGTTCAACGCGCTGTGCGTGAACGTGAAGTGACTTATATCGGCTGGAGTGCGGGCTGTAATGTAGCGACGCCAAGTATTCGAACTACTAATGATATGCCAGTGCGTAACTCGGTAGTGCTACCTGCTTTAGGGCTATTCCCTGTACAAATCAATCCGCATTATATTGACGCGCATATCAGTGGTCACATGGGTGAAACTCGCGATGAACGCATTGCAGAATTTTGTGCAGTTAATCCGAGCGAGTCTGTAGTCGCGCTGCGTGAAGGCAGCATGTTGCATGTATCAGGTAACGATCTACGCTATTACAGCGCCAGAAATGAAGGCTTTAAAGTGTTCCGCCACGGCCATGAGACGCAGGAATATCAGGACACACAAGCTCTTGCCAGTCTTGTTCCGTTCAACTGCTGCTAA
- the rfaH gene encoding transcription/translation regulatory transformer protein RfaH: MESWYLLYCKRGQHVRAQEHLERQNVQCLVPTIKLEKMVRGRRTMADEPLFPNYMFIAFDPEKIHTTTISATRGVSHFVRFGHQLARVNSDVIEQIIHQPPTGVRDPETPHEGDQVLIIEGVFEGLQAIYTEPDGERRSHLLLNLLNKQVKQSICNTEFQKI, encoded by the coding sequence ATGGAAAGCTGGTACTTACTGTATTGCAAACGAGGTCAACATGTTCGCGCCCAGGAACATCTTGAGCGTCAAAACGTTCAATGTTTAGTACCGACGATCAAGTTGGAAAAAATGGTGCGTGGCCGCCGGACCATGGCAGATGAACCTCTGTTTCCAAATTATATGTTTATTGCATTTGACCCTGAAAAAATTCATACCACGACTATCAGTGCCACCCGCGGTGTTAGCCACTTTGTCCGTTTTGGACACCAGCTTGCCAGGGTAAACTCGGATGTTATCGAGCAGATAATACATCAACCGCCAACCGGTGTCCGCGATCCCGAGACACCGCATGAGGGAGACCAGGTGCTGATTATTGAAGGCGTATTTGAGGGGTTACAAGCTATTTATACTGAACCCGACGGCGAACGCCGCTCCCATCTGTTGCTTAATCTACTTAACAAACAGGTGAAACAAAGCATCTGTAACACCGAGTTCCAAAAAATCTGA